In a genomic window of Anoxybacter fermentans:
- a CDS encoding methyl-accepting chemotaxis protein produces the protein MKVKILMLSVLCAIITAVLMYFIPNTLYSFLVAIGLCILTGFMFTRSIFKQLITLKQEVEKLAKGDLTVNLQVTSRDEFAEIGKSINQVVQNLRDKIWEVKDNTIELEETVNEINSGIEETSAAMEEVTASITEMANGAQEQIKQLENTANNIMEIAASIKELATNSQNIAELAQKADENAKEGSRLILGVIRRIEDLKNVIDDSVENMSKLKTNADGINKIAEVITNIADQTNLLALNAAIEAARAGEAGKGFAIVAEEIRKLAENSTKATGEILEIIEIIRSNVDEMAISIDHIKEEMTTSQEQSRLGERELQKIITGVSSVSEQIEIIADGLKSMAAVSDEIVESTKNVTSIAQNTTAGTEEVSAAAEETTSAMEEMTSKTDVLTEMVARMRKSVEQFTLQERVRESE, from the coding sequence ATGAAAGTGAAAATTTTAATGTTATCAGTATTGTGTGCAATAATTACAGCAGTATTAATGTATTTTATTCCAAATACGCTTTATTCTTTTTTGGTGGCAATAGGGTTATGTATATTGACAGGCTTTATGTTTACAAGAAGTATTTTTAAACAATTGATAACTTTAAAGCAAGAAGTAGAAAAATTGGCTAAAGGAGATTTAACTGTAAATCTTCAAGTAACTTCTAGAGATGAATTTGCTGAAATTGGCAAGTCAATAAATCAAGTAGTACAGAATTTGCGAGATAAGATATGGGAAGTTAAAGATAATACTATTGAATTGGAGGAAACCGTTAATGAAATAAATTCTGGAATTGAAGAAACTTCGGCAGCAATGGAAGAAGTAACAGCTTCTATAACGGAAATGGCTAACGGTGCTCAGGAACAAATAAAACAGTTAGAAAACACTGCCAATAATATTATGGAAATAGCTGCAAGTATAAAGGAACTAGCAACCAATTCTCAAAATATTGCAGAATTAGCCCAGAAAGCAGACGAGAATGCTAAAGAGGGAAGTAGATTAATATTAGGCGTTATCAGAAGAATAGAAGACTTGAAGAATGTTATTGATGATAGTGTAGAAAATATGTCAAAACTAAAAACGAATGCTGATGGTATTAATAAAATTGCAGAAGTAATTACAAACATTGCAGACCAGACAAACCTTTTAGCATTAAATGCAGCTATTGAAGCGGCAAGGGCAGGTGAAGCGGGTAAGGGTTTTGCTATTGTAGCTGAAGAAATTAGAAAACTTGCTGAGAATTCTACAAAGGCTACAGGTGAGATTTTAGAAATTATAGAGATAATTCGAAGCAATGTAGATGAAATGGCTATCTCAATTGATCATATAAAAGAAGAAATGACTACATCCCAGGAGCAATCCAGATTGGGAGAGAGAGAATTACAGAAGATTATTACTGGAGTTTCCAGTGTAAGTGAACAGATAGAAATAATAGCTGATGGATTAAAATCAATGGCTGCCGTTAGTGATGAGATTGTAGAGTCTACAAAGAATGTTACTTCAATTGCTCAAAATACCACTGCTGGAACTGAAGAAGTATCTGCAGCAGCAGAAGAGACTACTTCAGCTATGGAAGAAATGACATCCAAAACCGATGTATTAACTGAAATGGTGGCAAGAATGAGGAAGTCTGTAGAACAATTTACATTACAAGAAAGGGTAAGAGAAAGTGAATAG